In Colletotrichum higginsianum IMI 349063 chromosome 3, whole genome shotgun sequence, a genomic segment contains:
- a CDS encoding Carboxypeptidase A, with the protein MGAPKHVNSFKKISKLILAALLSSGKTVENHRLSETAPISTIDRFHNGDKAPHGLGVNRDAPAFDYKTVLNGPEIGTALRGLEKEYGIQVTNTPHESYWKQKSFVGFLPLDKFTGRINTRSYSVFLTAGVQGRERGGPDSLIYFIGDLLWANKHDEGLAYDNHVYTVEQVRRVLSLGIIIFPLVNPDGHAWDQRWHNCWGNNLNVDYRPEDKSIRGIGVNIDRNYNFTWDYRQAYSELAGDVASDNPEHELFHGCEPMSEAESRNVAWVLETHPRIRWFLNVHTKGRLVTHAWTNAVPQTTDTAMSFRNASYDGKRGDPAVGYSEYIRAKDLDVYQDISTSVAAQMANVSGTPFHDVDALRKEGKIFLGASGSAIDWAYSRHTVNEMTSKVYSFKLKLGASEEEAAAVAQEGGCPYYPSGEQYYRSLKEAAVGYMTFLLNAAKHQAIEAGG; encoded by the coding sequence ATGGGGGCTCCAAAACATGTCAACTCCTTCAAGAAGATCTCCAAACTCATCCTTGCTGCACTCCTGTCAAGCGGAAAGACCGTGGAGAACCATCGACTCAGCGAGACTGCTCCCATCAGCACTATTGACCGCTTCCATAATGGCGACAAGGCCCcccatggcctcggcgtcaACAGAGACGCACCCGCCTTCGACTACAAAACCGTTCTCAACGGTCCCGAAATCGGGACTGCCCTGCGCGGCCTTGAGAAAGAGTATGGAATCCAGGTGACAAACACTCCTCACGAATCCTATTGGAAGCAGAAGTCATTTGTCGGCTTTCTGCCCCTCGACAAGTTTACCGGCCGCATCAACACGAGATCATACAGCGTCTTCCTCAccgccggcgtccagggCCGCGAGCGCGGCGGTCCCGACAGCCTCATCTACTTCATCGGTGACCTCCTCTGGGCCAACAAGCATGACGAGGGCCTCGCGTACGACAACCACGTCTACACCGTCGAGCAGGTCCGCCGCGTCCTCTCTCTGGGCATCATCATCTTTCCCCTCGTCAACCCGGACGGCCACGCTTGGGACCAGCGCTGGCACAACTGCTGGGGCAACAACCTCAACGTCGACTACCGACCGGAGGACAAGAGCATccgcggcatcggcgtcaaCATAGACCGCAACTACAACTTCACTTGGGATTACCGCCAGGCCTACAGCGAGCTAGCGGGCGACGTCGCCTCGGACAACCCCGAACACGAGCTCTTTCACGGATGCGAACCGATGTCCGAGGCTGAGTCGCGGAACGTTGCTTGGGTCCTCGAGACGCACCCGCGCATCCGGTGGTTCCTCAACGTCCACACCAAGGGCCGCCTCGTTACGCACGCATGGACCAACGCTGTGCCGCAGACAACAGACACCGCGATGAGCTTCCGGAACGCTAGCTACGACGGGAAGCGCGGCGATCCGGCCGTCGGCTATAGCGAGTACATCCGTGCCAAGGATCTGGATGTCTACCAGGACATTTCCACCAGCGTCGCGGCGCAGATGGCAAATGTCAGTGGCACGCCGTTCCACGACGTAGACGCCCTGCGCAAAGAAGGCAAGATATTCCTGGGCGCGTCCGGGTCGGCGATCGATTGGGCATACAGCCGGCATACCGTCAATGAAATGACCAGTAAGGTCTACTCTTTCAAGTTGAAGCTCGGCGCttccgaggaggaggcggctgCTGTTGCGCAGGAAGGCGGGTGCCCGTACTACCCTTCCGGTGAGCAGTACTACAGGTCCCTCAAGGAGGCGGCTGTGGGATACATGACATTCctcctcaacgccgccaaaCATCAAgccatcgaggccggggGTTAG
- a CDS encoding Cytochrome P450 gives MPSLALGIHGLSLAFHGASILLRDLVLLTTSSVLLALLAVAGYCLLLHPLARVPGPRLAAISNVWYARQARDGRMLQLGKTLHKRYGPVVRVGPNEVWFDSVDAFKHIYRAGSGYDKSDFYLSTALQRPDITYTPLPTFTSPDTLDLLSERNTQRYRLQRRLIGPLYQTAHLKRHEPALDAVLDRVVATLRSLEGAEIDLKEWMHIIAVESLAAVVLTWSPNYLRDRTDHSSSSHGYMGWRRKSVFGLFPLAVKLELLSKAFGRSFANLWGVTYKTPKNFRPFFTGVYRQVSRRVTAALAGKPVPKNDRKDDFLADLIRLHGDRPDFSEAYLRRMAITNFGAGHETMCSALTSVMAMIGSHPEVQRRAADEVRSATEDPKVYDNAVRLDYTQAAIKEAQRLYPVLGMSLPRTVPAEGLAVHGRVFPPGTTVGCNPVSLHRNAAIFGEDAEEFSPDRWLDGKRDVKSMERFNLTWGGGGRMCPGRHLAELVVYKTIPALLEHFDVEVVMPLEEDIQYYFMAMLTGVKARFVARKKNE, from the exons aTGCCTTCTCTGGCGCTCGGTATCCACGGCCTGTCCCTCGCATTTCACGGCGCATCCATCCTTCTCCGCGACTTGGTGCTGCTCACAACCTCCTCGGTCCTTCTCGCCTTGCTCGCTGTCGCCGGGTATTGTCTGCTCCTCCATCCCCTAGCCCGCGTTCCCGGCCCCAGactcgccgccatctcgaaTGTGTGGTACGCCCGCCAGGCCCGTGATGGACGCATGCTGCAGCTGGGCAAGACGCTGCACAAGCGGTACGGCCCTGTTGTCCGCGTCGGGCCGAACGAGGTCTGGTTCGACTCTGTAGATGCATTCAAGCACATTTACC GGGCCGGCAGTGGTTACGATAAGTCCGACTTTTACC TGTCCACTGCGCTGCAGAGGCCGGACATCACCTACACCCCTCTTCCAACCTTCACGTCCCCCGATACCCTCGACTTGCTCTCCGAACGTAACACGCAGCGCTACCGCCTACAGCGTCGTCTCATAGGACCCCTCTACCAGACCGCACATCTTAAACGCCACGAGccggccctcgacgccgtcttggACAGGGTCGTCGCCACCCTCCGGTCACTCGAGGGTGCCGAGATCGACCTCAAGGAATGGATGCACATCATCGCGGTCGAGtccctcgcggccgtcgtcctcacCTGGTCGCCGAACTACCTCCGCGACAGGACGGACCACTCGTCCAGCAGCCACGGCTACATGGGCTGGCGCCGCAAGTCCGTCTTCGGCCTCTTCCCCCTCGCCGTCAAGCTCGAGCTCCTCTCCAAGGCCTTCGGGAGGTCCTTCGCCAACCTGTGGGGTGTCACCTACAAGACGCCCAAGAACTTCCGGCCCTTCTTCACGGGCGTCTACAGGCAGGTCTCGCGGCGGGTgacggccgccctcgcgggcAAGCCGGTCCCGAAGAACGACCGCAAGGATGACTTCCTCGCGGACCTGATCCGGCTGCACGGTGACCGGCCCGACTTCTCCGAGGCGTACCTCCGCCGCATGGCCATCACTaacttcggcgccggccacgagACCATGTGCTCGGCGCTGACGTCTGTTATGGCCATGATCGGGTCCCACCCGGAGGTGCAGCGGCGGGCGGCCGACGAGGTGCGCTCCGCCACCGAAGACCCAAAGGTCTACGACAACGCCGTCCGCCTAGACTACACCCAGGCGGCCATCAAGGAGGCCCAGCGGCTGTACCCCGTCCTCGGCATGTCGCTGCCGCGCACGGTGcccgccgagggcctcgccgtcCACGGGCGGGTCTTCCCTCCGGGGACGACCGTCGGGTGCAACCCCGTCTCGCTGCACAGGAACGCGGCCATCTTCGGGGAGGACGCGGAGGAGTTCAGCCCGGACCGCTGGTTGGACGGGAAGAGGGACGTCAAGTCCATGGAGCGGTTCAACCTCAcctggggagggggcgggaggATGTGTCCCGGGAGACATCTCGCCGAGCTGGTGGTCTACAAGACGATACCGGCGCTGCTGGAGCACTttgacgtcgaggtcgtcatgCCTCTGGAGGAGGATATACAGTATTACTTCATGGCCATGCTGACTGGTGTGAAGGCCCGATTTGTGGCCAGGAAGAAGAACGAATGA
- a CDS encoding Signal recognition particle protein yields the protein MVLQDLGRRINTAVTNLTREANLDEKAFDGMLKEICAALLEADVNVRLVGQLRKSIKSTVNFKELPPAVNKKRLIQKAVFDELVKLVDPHAEPFKPKKGKSNIIMFVGLQGAGKTTTCTKLARHYQARGFKACLVCADTFRAGAFDQLKQNATKAKIPYYGSLTETDPAVVAREGVEKFKKEKFEIIIVDTSGRHRQEEALFQEMVDIQTAVRPDETIMVLDASIGQQAESQAKAFKEAADFGAIIITKTDGHASGGGAISAVAATHTPIVFIGTGEHMLDFERFAPQQFVSKLLGMGDMAGLVEHVQSLKLDQKDTIKHITEGIFTVRDLRDQLSNIMKMGPLSKMAGMIPGMSGMMQGMDDEEGSAKLKRMIYICDSMTEKELDSDGKMFIEQPTRMTRVAHGSGTSVREVEDLLTQQRMMAGMAKKMGGNMKNMQRAQSAMAGGNKAQQLAAMQKRLQSMGGAGAAGGGMPDMGSLMKMLGGGGMGGGGGGMPDMSAMMRQMGMGGMPGMGGGAPGGGRGRRG from the exons ATGGTTCTTCAagatctcggccgccgtATCAACACGGCCGTCACAAATCTCACCAGAGAGGCCAACCTCGACGAAAAG GCCTTCGATGGAATGCTCAAGGAGATTTgcgccgccctgctcgaAGCCGACGTCAACGtgcgcctcgtcggccaACTGCGAAAGTCCATCAAGAGCACCGTCAACTTCAAGGAGCTCCCGCCCGCCGTCAACAAGAAGCGCCTCATCCAGAAAGCCGTCTTCGATGAGCTCGTCAAGCTCGTCGACCCCCACGCCGAGCCCTTCAAGCCGAAGAAGGGCAAGTCCAACATCATCATGTTCGTCGGTCTGCAGGGTGCTGGTAAGACGACGACATGTACGAAGCTCGCACGTCACTACCAGGCACGCGGTTTCAAGGCTTGCTTAGTGTGCGCCGACACCTTCCGCGCTGGTGCTTTCGATCAGCTGAAGCAGAACGCgaccaaggccaagatcCCCTACTACGGCTCGCTGACGGAGACGGACCCTGCCGTTGTGGCGAGGGAAGGTGTGGAGAAgttcaagaaggagaagttTGAGATCATCATCGTGGACACGTCGGGAAGGCACAGGCAAGAGGAGGCGCTGTTCCAGGAGATGGTGGACATTCAGACGGCGGTTCGACCCGACGAGACCATTATGGTGCTCGACGCATCCATCGGTCAGCAGGCCGAGTCGCAGGCCAAGGCGTTCAAGGAAGCGGCCGACTTTGGagccatcatcatcaccaagaCGGACGGCCACGCCTCGGGTGGTggcgccatctcggccgtcgcggccaCACACACGcccatcgtcttcatcggcaCGGGCGAGCACATGCTCGACTTTGAGCGGTTCGCGCCACAACAGTTCGTGTCGAAGCTGCTAGGGATGGGCGACATGGCGGGCCTCGTGGAACACGTGCAGAGCCTGAAGCTGGACCAGAAGGACACGATCAAACACATCACGGAGGGCATCTTCACGGTGCGCGACCTGCGGGACCAGCTCTCCAACATCATGAAGATGGGCCCGCTGTCCAAGATGGCCGGCATGATCCCCGGCATGAGCGGCATGATGCAGGgcatggacgacgaggagggcagCGCCAAGCTCAAGCGCATGATTTACATTTGCGACTCGatgacggagaaggagctcgaCTCGGACGGCAAGATGTTCATCGAGCAGCCGACAAGGATGACGCGGGTGGCGCATGGGTCGGGCACGTCGGtgcgcgaggtcgaggacctgTTGACGCAGCAGCGGATGATGGCGggcatggccaagaagatgGGCGGCAACATGAAGAACATGCAGCGGGCAcagtcggccatggcgggaGGCAACAAGGCGCAGCAGCTCGCGGCGATGCAGAAGCGGTTGCAGAGCATGGGCGGtgccggggccgccggcggcggcatgccGGACATGGGCAGCCTCATGAAGatgctcggcggcggcggcatgggcggcggcggcggtggtaTGCCCGATatgtcggcgatgatgcGGCAGATGGGTATGGGCGGCATGCcgggcatgggcggcggcgcgccgggtggtggacgaggacggcgaggttAG
- a CDS encoding metallo-beta-lactamase superfamily protein, with amino-acid sequence MSATESLRIPPYTATVQVSIIDTTLDGTLPTAPFMGPPIRGFETWHGVGYAFLVTRTDAQGGRRRVVFDLGLPTDWANDFSPPVIEAVKQMGGAMTARKYVSEILTENGVDLEGIEAVFWSHAHPDHIGRLSLFPASTALVVGPGVKEAYFPGWPAVPDAPVLAREFEGREVRELDFSRGGDASGAAAGLEIGGLRALDYFGDGSFYLISAPGHAVGHINALARTTAAGASADGGSSGSSSSFIYMAGDSFHHASVLRPHAGATLPEEVRLPGFCCAGRAFHAVHPLGGNAAALLGPAVDGRDGDADADSTAFHTIPGTEAGEAPLALDVGEARRTLAAVRRFDASPDVLVVAAHDDSLYGVVEFFPREASGWRGKGWKESGRWLFLRDLRTPVEMAGASA; translated from the exons ATGTCGGCCACGGAATCCCTCCGGATCCCCCCCTACACCGCCACGGTCCAGGTCTCCATCATCGACACGACGCTTGACGGGACGCTCCCGACGGCGCCCTTCATGGGCCCGCCCATCCGGGGGTTCGAGACGTGGCACGGCGTCGGGTACGCCTTCCTGGTGACCCGCACCGACGCGcagggcgggcggcggcgggtcgtgttcgacctcggcctgccCACGGACTGGGCCAACGACTTCTCGCCGCccgtcatcgaggccgtcaagcaGATGGGCGGGGCCATGACGGCGCGGAAGTACGTCTCGGAGATCCTGACGGAGAACGGGGTCGATctcgagggcatcgaggCCGTGTTCTGGAG CCACGCCCACCCGGACCACATCGGCCGGCTGTCCCTCTTCCCGGCCTCGACCGCCCTGGTCGTCGGCCCgggcgtcaaggaggcctACTTCCCCGGCTGGCCCGCCGTGCCGGACGCGCCGGTCCTCGCGCGCGAGTTCGAGGGCCGCGAGGTCCGCGAGCTCGACTTTAGCAGAGGCGGGGACGCCAGTGGCGCTGCTGCGGGCCTCGAGATCGGCGGACTGCGGGCGCTCGACTACTTTGGCGACGGCAGCTTCTACCTCATCTCGGCGCCGGGCCACGCCGTGGGCCACATCAACGCGCTGGCACGCActacggcggcgggggcTTCGGCAGATggtggcagcagcggcagcagcagcagcttcaTCTACATGGCGGGCGACTCGTTCCACCACGCCTCGGTGCTCCGGCCTCACGCGGGCGCCACCCTCCCCGAGGAGGTGCGGCTGCCCGGGTTCTGTTGCGCGGGCAGGGCGTTCCACGCGGTGCACCCGCTGGGCGGCaacgcggcggcgctgctgggCCCCGCGGTGGATGGCagagacggcgacgccgacgcggacAGCACGGCGTTCCACACGATCCCGGGGACGGAGGCCGGGGAGGCGCCGCTGGCGCTGGACGTGGGCGAGGCGCGCCGGacgctggcggcggtgcggCGGTTCGACGCGAGCCCGGACgtgctggtggtggcggcgcacGACGACAGCCTctacggcgtcgtcgagttcTTCCCGCGGGAGGCGAGCGGgtggaggggaaaggggtgGAAGGAGAGCGGGCGGTGGCTGTTCCTGAGGGATCTGAGGACGCCGGTCGAGATGGCTGGTGCGTCTGCGTAA
- a CDS encoding PAP2 superfamily protein: MGIFGKRREAAAVPANGHANGHHNGTSSKRHAAEPYTMSRRPSFGQWLKGTLLDIITMVCMGAIGLGIYMAPPAPNRSFAVTFADGEVVYPQFAYPMRNEIIPIWLAAFLASVIPICIILLMQIRIRSFWDVNNAVIGLLYSLICAAVFQVFIKFLIGGLRPHFLEACQPDLSRVTASQGGIARTGYSAAGFQSLYVTKEVCTGDTKEINDSLESFPSGHTTAAFAGLGYLFLYLNAKFKVFSDYHPAMWKLIITYIPILGAVLIGGALTIDEFHNWYDIFAGAAIGIVFAFSSYRMTYAAIWDFRFNHIPLNRGQAFTYGADAELYDAVFTRKAGWGKRGAGGLVHGHEKHHGLGGSGHGGHGNGHGAATGMHGAGTTGAAGVNDYGEPVGSRKPIGSGSRHPDAMV; this comes from the exons ATGGGCATCTTTGGAAAGCGTCgcgaggcggccgccgtcCCTGCCAACGGCCATGCCAACGGCCACCACAACGGAACCTCCAGCAAGCGTCACGCAGCCGAACCCTACACCATGTCTCGTCGTCCCAGCTTCGGACAGTGGCTCAAGGGGACGCTGctcgacatcatcaccatGGTCTGCATGGGCGCAATTGGCCTGGGC ATTTACATGGCCCCTCCCGCTCCCAACCGCTCCTTCGCCGTCACCTTTGCCGACGGTGAGGTCGTTTACCCGCAGTTCGCCTACCCGATGCGCAACGAGATCATCCCCATCTGGCTGGCCGCCTTcctcgcctccgtcatccccaTTTGCATCATCCTGCTCATGCAGATCCGCATCCGCTCCTTCTGGGACGTCAacaacgccgtcatcggcctGCTCTACTCGCTCAtctgcgccgccgtcttccaggtcTTTATCAAGttcctcatcggcggcctgcGCCCGCATTTCCTCGAGGCCTGCCAGCCCGACCTGTCGCGCGTCACGGCCAGCCAGGGCGGCATCGCCCGCACCGGCTAcagcgccgccggcttccaGTCGCTCTACGTTACCAAGGAGGTGTGCACCGGCGACACCAAGGAGATCAACGACTCGCTCGAGAGCTTCCCCAGCGGCCACACCACGGCCGCCTTTGCTGGCCTCGGTTACCTGTTCCTTTACCTCAACGCAAAGTTCAAGGTCTTTTCCGACTACCACCCGGCCATGTGGAAGCTCATCATCACCTACATCCccatcctcggcgccgtgctcatcggcggcgctcTCACCATCGACGAGTTCCACAACTGGTACGACATCTTTGCAGGCGCCGCTATTGGCatcgtcttcgccttctcctcgtaCCGCATGACGTACGCCGCAATCTGGGACTTCCGCTTCAACCACATCCCCCTCAACCGCGGCCAGGCCTTTACCTACGGCGCTGACGCCGAGCTGTacgacgccgtcttcaccCGCAAGGCCGGCTGGGGCAagcgcggcgccggcggtctGGTGCACGGCCACGAGAAGCACCACGGCCTCGGAGGCTCAGGCCACGGCGGTCACGGTAACGGGCACGGCGCCGCCACGGGCATGCACGGCGCTGGCACGACGGGCGCTGCAGGCGTCAACGACTACGGCGAGCCTGTTGGCTCCCGCAAGCCCATCGGCTCGGGATCGCGCCACCCTGACGCAATGGTCTAA